The Marinobacter halotolerans genome includes a window with the following:
- a CDS encoding transporter family protein, protein MSTKMLSFVSLLAVAITPGLTEAAQADKDTISTDRSTAISAPKQDHDPATDIASITADRGIVTRPGRFSIEPSFSHAHSNSTAVAIEGYTVIPALLIGLINISEIQRDIFVGAMSLKYGFTSKFEAAIRVPYLSINEDLREREVFQGTPVDTLRESSGEGLGDVEISARYQLTDGLAGWPYVIGGLRVRAPTGEGPYDVDQRVIEDNQGNPIGIELESRPTGSGFWAFEPGLSFIYPTDPAVLFGNLSYVWTLKEEQGFENGGTVDPGDIVRFGFGMGFAFNERTSFSLGYDHSVIRKTTFERNIDLFESNFDRIQIGSLSFGLSQRLTQSTSLSLTVSIGVTENAPNSEITLKLPINP, encoded by the coding sequence ATGTCGACAAAAATGCTCAGCTTCGTTTCGCTATTAGCGGTAGCAATAACTCCGGGACTAACTGAAGCCGCACAGGCGGACAAGGACACTATCTCAACGGATCGCAGTACAGCGATAAGTGCCCCTAAACAAGACCACGACCCCGCAACAGACATTGCCTCCATCACCGCCGACCGGGGCATCGTTACCCGGCCAGGCCGGTTTTCTATCGAGCCATCTTTTTCCCACGCCCACAGCAACTCAACGGCAGTGGCCATTGAGGGTTACACGGTTATCCCTGCCCTGCTGATCGGACTGATCAACATTTCGGAGATACAGCGAGATATTTTCGTTGGTGCCATGTCACTGAAATACGGATTTACGAGCAAATTCGAAGCGGCGATCCGCGTGCCCTACCTGAGCATCAACGAGGATCTAAGAGAGCGTGAGGTGTTCCAGGGCACACCGGTGGACACACTTCGTGAATCCTCTGGCGAGGGTCTTGGCGATGTCGAGATTTCCGCTCGCTACCAGTTAACCGATGGCTTGGCGGGCTGGCCCTACGTCATTGGCGGGCTGCGGGTGAGAGCGCCAACCGGAGAGGGCCCCTACGACGTAGACCAGAGGGTCATCGAGGATAATCAGGGCAATCCGATTGGCATCGAACTGGAAAGTCGGCCGACCGGCTCGGGTTTCTGGGCCTTCGAACCCGGACTCTCATTTATCTATCCGACAGACCCGGCCGTGCTGTTCGGCAACCTGAGTTATGTCTGGACCCTCAAAGAGGAGCAAGGCTTTGAAAACGGAGGCACGGTCGACCCCGGCGATATCGTACGTTTTGGCTTCGGGATGGGGTTCGCCTTTAACGAACGCACTTCGTTCAGCCTGGGCTATGATCACTCCGTTATCCGGAAAACCACGTTCGAGAGGAACATTGATCTTTTTGAATCCAATTTCGACCGAATTCAGATCGGATCGCTGTCATTCGGGTTGTCCCAGCGCCTGACGCAGTCCACATCCCTGAGCCTGACGGTAAGCATTGGCGTTACTGAAAACGCGCCCAACAGCGAGATTACTCTCAAGCTTCCGATCAATCCCTAG
- a CDS encoding ABC transporter permease produces MNLFGSSVLHTKLRRELWQMRGQMLAIALVIAGGIAVCLLSLVNYDSLNATRDQYYRDYHFADLFLSVKRAPRHLVQQVSEIPGAGRISARIEGTARLAVPGFSDPVSARLVSLPNEGQPSVNRLYLRHGRLPSPQRNDETAVIGSFAEAHGLTLGDELAAIINGRQQSLRIVGIVESPEFIYVIPPGGMLPDFERFGVLWMTEEALASAMDMTGAFNSLAMEIDPNTPIADIIDRIDRLFTAYGGVGAIGRTDQFSHRFLSDELNQLKTMASIFPAIFLGVAMFLLNVVISRLVSTQRDVIAVLKAFGYSNREIGWHYSQLVLIVALVGFVIGCVAGIWLGRELGELYMDYYRFPELLFQLSPGWIALLAVITLCVAWLGGWKSIAQATRLPPAEAMRPEGPAQFGVSVLERGLSNVRLTQTSRMIVRQLSHRPGRTLLSTLGVAMATAVVLIGNFQLSSVSMMVHTQFAVAQKHDLSAALYEPVGYRELYSLRQQPGIRFVEGSRVVPVELTNGHRRQRTALRGIPDGAKLQSVVNERLNDVRIPPAGLLLTDFLATSLDIRAGDEVTVRILDGKRATLTLPVAGVTSEFLGVGAYLNLAAMNRAMGEGPLINRILMTLDPAQLQDVYEYLYDIPGIMAINRRQGMLDSFYETLAKTFLTYTFIISLLGGIIAFGVIYNTVRISLSERGRELASLRVLGYSHNEVSHVLLGELALLLFIGIPLGWGIGHVIATAIVTAMQTELYRVPLVISAHTLALSATVVIVSALVSGFISWWKIRQLDLVSVLKTRE; encoded by the coding sequence ATGAATCTCTTTGGCTCGAGCGTTCTCCACACCAAACTGCGCCGCGAACTCTGGCAAATGCGTGGGCAGATGCTTGCCATCGCGCTGGTGATTGCCGGCGGCATTGCGGTGTGCCTGCTCTCGCTGGTGAATTACGACTCTCTCAACGCAACCCGCGACCAATATTACCGGGATTATCATTTCGCAGACCTTTTCCTATCCGTGAAACGGGCTCCCCGACACCTGGTGCAGCAAGTGTCAGAGATCCCGGGCGCCGGGCGGATCAGCGCCCGCATTGAAGGCACCGCAAGGCTCGCCGTGCCTGGCTTTTCCGACCCGGTGTCCGCCCGACTGGTCTCTTTGCCCAATGAAGGGCAACCCTCAGTTAATCGCCTGTACCTTCGGCACGGTCGCTTGCCATCCCCTCAGAGGAATGATGAAACCGCCGTGATCGGCAGTTTTGCCGAAGCCCATGGGTTGACGCTCGGCGACGAACTGGCCGCCATCATCAACGGTCGCCAGCAATCTCTTCGCATTGTTGGCATTGTCGAATCGCCGGAATTCATTTACGTGATTCCGCCTGGGGGAATGCTTCCGGATTTTGAGCGCTTTGGTGTGCTCTGGATGACCGAGGAAGCCCTGGCCTCCGCCATGGACATGACGGGCGCGTTTAATAGCCTGGCGATGGAAATCGATCCCAACACGCCCATCGCCGACATAATCGACCGCATTGATCGCCTCTTTACGGCTTACGGTGGTGTCGGCGCGATCGGCCGAACGGATCAGTTCTCCCACCGTTTTCTGTCCGACGAGCTGAATCAGTTGAAAACCATGGCGTCCATTTTCCCGGCGATCTTCCTGGGCGTGGCAATGTTTCTGCTCAACGTGGTGATCAGCCGGCTGGTCAGCACCCAGCGTGATGTCATTGCGGTGCTCAAGGCCTTCGGCTATTCCAATCGCGAAATTGGTTGGCATTACAGCCAGTTGGTGCTGATCGTCGCGCTGGTGGGATTCGTCATCGGCTGTGTCGCCGGGATCTGGCTGGGCCGCGAACTGGGCGAACTTTACATGGATTATTACCGGTTTCCTGAGCTGTTGTTCCAGCTCAGCCCGGGATGGATCGCCCTTCTTGCCGTCATCACGCTATGCGTGGCCTGGCTCGGCGGCTGGAAATCCATCGCCCAGGCCACCCGCCTGCCACCTGCGGAGGCCATGCGCCCCGAAGGCCCGGCTCAATTCGGGGTGTCGGTTCTGGAAAGAGGATTGTCAAACGTTCGGCTCACGCAAACCTCAAGAATGATCGTCCGCCAGCTATCCCACCGGCCCGGTCGAACGCTGTTGTCTACGCTCGGAGTTGCCATGGCCACTGCAGTGGTGTTGATCGGCAACTTTCAGCTCAGCTCTGTCTCGATGATGGTTCACACCCAGTTCGCGGTGGCCCAGAAGCACGACCTCAGCGCCGCTTTGTACGAGCCGGTTGGGTATCGGGAGCTGTATTCGCTCCGGCAACAGCCCGGTATTCGGTTTGTGGAGGGCAGCCGGGTCGTTCCGGTTGAATTGACTAACGGCCATCGACGCCAGCGTACCGCGCTGAGAGGCATTCCCGACGGCGCAAAGCTTCAGTCTGTGGTGAACGAACGATTAAACGACGTCCGTATTCCTCCGGCAGGCCTGCTGCTCACCGACTTTCTGGCAACCAGTCTCGACATTCGCGCGGGCGACGAGGTCACCGTGCGTATTCTGGATGGCAAACGCGCCACACTGACCTTGCCAGTCGCTGGTGTGACCAGTGAGTTCCTTGGCGTCGGTGCCTACCTGAATCTGGCAGCAATGAACCGGGCGATGGGTGAAGGCCCATTGATCAACCGGATTCTGATGACCCTTGACCCCGCGCAGCTGCAGGACGTCTACGAGTACCTGTATGACATTCCCGGCATTATGGCCATCAATCGACGGCAAGGCATGCTGGACAGCTTCTACGAGACGTTGGCGAAAACCTTCCTGACCTACACGTTCATCATCAGCCTGCTCGGCGGCATTATCGCTTTTGGCGTGATTTACAATACGGTCCGGATTTCCCTGTCCGAACGAGGCCGTGAGCTGGCCAGCCTCAGAGTGCTGGGGTACAGCCATAATGAAGTGTCCCATGTATTGCTGGGGGAGCTCGCCCTTCTGCTATTCATTGGCATCCCGCTGGGATGGGGCATTGGTCATGTCATCGCCACGGCGATCGTGACGGCCATGCAAACCGAGCTCTACCGTGTGCCACTGGTGATTTCAGCTCACACCCTGGCGCTGTCAGCCACCGTGGTCATCGTCTCTGCGCTGGTGTCCGGATTCATTAGCTGGTGGAAAATCCGGCAGCTGGATCTGGTGTCGGTGCTCAAAACCCGAGAATAA
- a CDS encoding efflux RND transporter periplasmic adaptor subunit produces MSPSKVSAGKRSMGKWLFWLLFGVLAIALMIGVLRPEPVWVDVAEARRGPIEVTIAEQGTTRVKDRFVVSSPVTGFLHRLEFQVGDEVIPGELLTHVNPMPSEMLDARSRAEAQARVAAVQSALNSARQKVSAARADAEFANSEYQRLQSLESSQFVSRERLDEIKTALTRARAILRSAVFEEEVASHELAGARTHLEVSAARAAGEKPAEQVALRSPVNGAVLGIMRKSEGIIQAGEAILELGDAGALEVVVDVLSSDAVRLTPGTLARLHGWGGSPLNAVVRRIEPVGFEDISALGVKEQRVQVILDLTSPRADWANLGDGYAVDAEFILWSSEDSLQIPASSLFVTDGASFVFVIEDDTAHVTPVETGRSNGLSTVILDGLDEGDKVVRHPSRELEDGDRIQVR; encoded by the coding sequence ATGTCACCAAGCAAAGTGTCAGCCGGCAAACGGTCAATGGGCAAGTGGCTGTTCTGGTTGCTGTTCGGTGTTCTGGCGATCGCCCTGATGATCGGCGTGCTGCGGCCTGAACCGGTCTGGGTCGATGTGGCAGAGGCCAGGCGCGGCCCTATCGAGGTCACGATTGCTGAGCAGGGCACGACACGGGTGAAAGACCGATTCGTCGTTTCCTCTCCCGTCACCGGTTTCCTGCATCGGCTGGAATTTCAGGTAGGAGACGAGGTAATTCCCGGCGAGTTATTGACCCACGTGAACCCTATGCCGTCCGAAATGCTTGATGCCCGCAGCCGCGCCGAAGCCCAGGCCCGGGTGGCCGCCGTCCAGTCAGCACTCAATTCGGCCCGCCAAAAGGTCAGCGCCGCCCGTGCCGATGCCGAATTCGCAAACAGCGAATATCAGAGGCTTCAAAGCCTGGAGAGCTCACAGTTTGTTTCCAGAGAACGGCTGGACGAAATCAAAACGGCCCTGACTCGCGCCAGAGCGATACTTCGTTCGGCGGTGTTTGAAGAGGAAGTAGCCTCTCATGAGCTGGCCGGGGCCCGCACGCATCTGGAAGTCTCGGCGGCACGGGCAGCCGGCGAGAAACCTGCCGAACAGGTCGCCCTGCGCTCTCCGGTCAACGGCGCAGTGCTGGGCATCATGCGTAAGAGCGAGGGCATTATACAGGCCGGGGAAGCCATACTGGAGCTTGGCGATGCCGGCGCCCTGGAAGTGGTCGTGGATGTATTGAGTTCCGACGCAGTCAGGCTGACACCGGGCACACTGGCCAGACTCCACGGGTGGGGCGGAAGCCCGTTGAATGCGGTGGTTCGTCGAATCGAACCGGTGGGTTTCGAAGACATTTCGGCCCTTGGCGTGAAAGAACAGAGGGTACAGGTCATTCTGGACCTGACCAGCCCAAGAGCCGACTGGGCCAACCTGGGCGATGGATATGCGGTCGATGCCGAGTTCATTCTCTGGTCATCTGAAGACAGCCTGCAGATTCCCGCCTCATCGTTGTTCGTGACAGATGGTGCGTCGTTTGTTTTCGTAATCGAAGACGACACGGCACACGTTACACCCGTAGAAACGGGCAGGAGCAATGGCCTGAGCACCGTCATCCTGGATGGCCTCGACGAAGGTGATAAAGTCGTACGTCATCCCAGCCGTGAGCTGGAGGATGGTGATCGAATCCAGGTCAGATAA
- a CDS encoding ABC transporter ATP-binding protein, translated as MEARRPKQAVFQTRDLTKTYQQGEVEIAALRGINLDLFEAELVVMLGASGSGKSTLLNILGGLDVPTGGEARYLDINLSNAGDKELTRYRRDFVGFVFQFYNLIPSLTARENVVAVTEIAQDPMSPEAALALVGLEARMDHFPAQLSGGEQQRVAIARAIAKRPKVLLCDEPTGALDSTTGVLVLSALERANRETGTTTVIITHNASIARMADRVITLSDGAVSGEHRNAERQDPMSLSW; from the coding sequence ATGGAAGCCCGTCGTCCGAAGCAGGCTGTTTTTCAGACCCGCGACCTCACCAAGACCTATCAGCAGGGCGAAGTGGAAATTGCCGCTCTGAGAGGCATCAACCTTGACCTTTTCGAAGCCGAACTAGTGGTTATGCTGGGCGCCTCAGGCTCCGGCAAATCGACCCTGCTGAATATTCTCGGCGGCCTTGATGTTCCCACCGGCGGAGAAGCCCGCTATCTGGACATCAACCTCAGCAACGCCGGTGATAAGGAGCTCACTCGCTACCGCCGCGACTTCGTGGGCTTCGTTTTCCAGTTCTACAACCTGATACCCAGCCTGACCGCCCGCGAAAACGTCGTTGCCGTCACCGAAATTGCGCAAGACCCGATGTCTCCTGAAGCCGCATTGGCGCTGGTTGGACTCGAAGCGCGCATGGACCATTTCCCGGCACAGCTCTCCGGCGGAGAACAACAGCGGGTCGCTATCGCCCGGGCCATTGCCAAGCGCCCCAAGGTGTTGCTGTGCGATGAGCCGACAGGCGCTCTTGATTCCACCACCGGTGTGCTGGTGTTGTCCGCACTGGAACGGGCCAATCGCGAAACCGGCACCACCACGGTCATTATCACCCATAACGCGTCCATTGCCCGGATGGCTGATCGGGTCATCACCCTCTCCGACGGCGCGGTCAGCGGGGAGCACCGCAACGCGGAGCGTCAGGACCCGATGAGCCTGAGCTGGTGA
- a CDS encoding YjgN family protein, whose translation MTSENERTTYQIIFDGRPLPEFDIDAVKTGVQSLFQLSDTRAAHLFSGAPKILKSGLTHQQALDYQQRLASIGAFTELAATPPAEPDPVSLADDSPFEASTEYSTTAEPPAMTAQEPPISEVNDDSGDIRQAGFQFTGSGREYFGIWIVNILLTIVTLGIYSAWATVRNNQYFYGNTQLDDSSFQYLAKPLTILKGRLIALAVLVLFVALSELYVEAAIILAIAFIPLTPWIMVKSLRFRAVNSAYRNVRFDFQGSYGQALMVSFVWPLLNVFTLMLLTPLVMKRTHEFIANGSRYGTSEFALNASIGDYYRFFGKAVLIAAAFGVVSYLATRSGSAGLGMAIGLIGYLALLGYFIAGIANLFFSSVQLADHGFDSELQPVQMVWIYLSNSFLVAITLGLYTPWAKCRMARYRASRTSMLIAGDLQRFTAAEETRTSALGQELGDAFDVDFAAI comes from the coding sequence TGCCGGAGTTTGACATAGACGCGGTAAAAACCGGCGTCCAATCGTTGTTTCAACTTTCCGACACCAGAGCCGCACATCTGTTCTCCGGGGCGCCGAAGATACTAAAATCCGGCCTGACGCATCAGCAGGCGCTTGACTACCAGCAACGTCTGGCCAGTATCGGTGCTTTTACCGAGCTGGCAGCCACGCCGCCAGCAGAACCGGACCCCGTTTCCCTGGCCGACGATTCCCCATTCGAAGCCTCGACAGAGTATTCTACGACGGCAGAGCCGCCGGCGATGACTGCCCAGGAACCTCCAATATCCGAGGTGAACGACGATTCCGGCGATATCCGCCAGGCAGGTTTTCAGTTTACCGGCAGCGGCAGGGAATATTTCGGTATCTGGATCGTCAATATCCTGCTGACCATCGTGACCCTCGGCATCTATTCGGCCTGGGCCACAGTGCGCAACAATCAGTATTTCTATGGCAATACGCAGCTGGACGATTCCAGCTTCCAGTACCTGGCCAAGCCCCTAACCATCCTCAAGGGCCGTCTGATTGCCCTGGCAGTTCTGGTGTTGTTCGTTGCGCTGTCAGAACTCTACGTGGAAGCGGCCATCATTCTGGCCATCGCCTTTATCCCACTGACGCCCTGGATCATGGTGAAATCCCTGCGATTCCGGGCGGTGAACAGCGCCTACCGCAATGTCCGCTTCGACTTCCAGGGCAGTTACGGCCAGGCGCTGATGGTGTCATTTGTGTGGCCATTACTGAACGTCTTCACCCTGATGTTGCTGACTCCATTGGTGATGAAGCGCACCCACGAATTCATCGCCAACGGCAGCCGCTACGGCACGTCGGAATTCGCCCTGAACGCCAGCATCGGCGACTATTACCGCTTCTTCGGTAAGGCCGTGCTGATTGCCGCCGCCTTTGGTGTCGTCAGTTATCTGGCCACGCGCTCCGGCAGCGCAGGACTGGGAATGGCCATAGGCCTGATCGGGTACCTGGCACTGCTGGGCTACTTCATTGCCGGTATCGCCAACCTGTTCTTCAGTTCCGTGCAGCTGGCCGACCACGGCTTCGATTCCGAGCTGCAACCGGTCCAGATGGTCTGGATCTACCTGTCCAACAGCTTCCTTGTGGCCATTACCCTGGGGCTGTACACGCCCTGGGCCAAGTGCCGTATGGCCCGGTACCGGGCCAGCCGCACCTCCATGCTGATCGCCGGCGACCTGCAACGGTTCACGGCAGCAGAAGAGACCCGCACCAGCGCTCTGGGGCAGGAACTGGGGGATGCCTTTGATGTCGACTTCGCCGCCATCTGA
- a CDS encoding acyl-CoA thioesterase, which yields MTARKRPVSASAIEGHVYKVFPNDMNSHQTVFGGMIMSKCDRLALVVAERHSGCVCVTAAVDSIHFRAPAKGNDTLLFSLSLNRSWGSSMEIGARVEAENSYTGDSRHILSAFFTFVALDEDDKPVDVPAVEPETEDQKRRFENAEIRREGRLETRKKLNGR from the coding sequence ATGACCGCACGCAAGCGCCCGGTAAGTGCATCTGCCATTGAGGGACACGTCTACAAAGTATTTCCAAACGACATGAACTCCCATCAGACGGTATTTGGCGGGATGATCATGTCAAAATGCGACCGCCTGGCGCTGGTCGTGGCAGAACGTCATTCCGGCTGCGTCTGCGTGACAGCGGCAGTGGACTCCATCCATTTTCGGGCACCCGCTAAAGGTAACGATACCCTGCTCTTCAGTCTCTCACTGAACCGGAGCTGGGGATCATCCATGGAAATCGGCGCCCGTGTTGAGGCCGAAAACAGCTACACCGGCGATAGCCGCCACATTCTCTCCGCATTCTTTACCTTCGTGGCGCTGGACGAGGACGACAAACCTGTTGATGTACCAGCTGTGGAACCGGAAACTGAAGATCAGAAACGGCGATTCGAAAATGCGGAAATCCGCCGGGAGGGGCGACTGGAAACCCGCAAAAAACTGAACGGACGTTGA
- a CDS encoding C39 family peptidase, which translates to MTRKVLVAVCASAGLLWSTAFAGSVMVPGIGGDFRLTVNSFESRRFDSVLRQQYDFSCGSAAVASLLSFHYEDQVSEHDVFVEMLALADEDKVRRHGFSMLDMKRYLASRGYEADGFRLPLVGLREKVRLPMIVLLNIEGFRHFVLIKGISENEVLIGDPARGLKIYSHSEFSEYWDGTAFVIRNHLDRGRDHFLDDGRWPQVARAPLQKGLGGPSLGHTLPYWPSTREW; encoded by the coding sequence ATGACCAGGAAGGTTCTTGTCGCGGTTTGCGCGAGTGCCGGGCTGCTATGGTCCACCGCATTTGCCGGCTCGGTCATGGTGCCGGGTATTGGTGGTGATTTCCGGCTTACGGTGAACAGTTTCGAAAGCCGGCGATTCGACAGTGTCCTGCGACAGCAGTATGACTTCAGCTGTGGCTCCGCTGCGGTCGCCTCGTTATTGAGCTTTCATTACGAGGATCAGGTCAGCGAGCATGATGTTTTCGTTGAAATGCTGGCGTTGGCAGATGAGGACAAGGTGCGCCGGCATGGGTTCTCAATGCTCGATATGAAACGCTACCTGGCATCCAGAGGTTACGAGGCCGATGGATTCCGTTTGCCCCTGGTCGGGCTCAGGGAGAAGGTTCGCCTGCCGATGATTGTGTTGCTGAACATTGAGGGGTTCCGTCATTTCGTGCTGATCAAAGGCATCAGTGAAAACGAGGTGTTGATAGGAGACCCCGCCCGGGGTCTGAAAATCTATTCTCACTCAGAATTCAGCGAGTACTGGGATGGCACCGCCTTCGTTATTCGCAATCATCTTGACCGGGGGCGCGATCACTTTCTCGATGATGGCCGTTGGCCCCAGGTGGCCCGGGCGCCATTGCAGAAAGGCCTCGGGGGGCCATCCCTCGGACACACGCTGCCATACTGGCCCTCCACGAGGGAATGGTGA
- a CDS encoding M48 family metallopeptidase produces MSTSPPSEVVVEGHYFSGQDSRRQNATLRSDGQSITIESAGVALDLRPDQVTLSPRIGNTPRYLHLPDDGVFETGDNDAVDRLSQQTGQRSSRWIHRLENHLGLILAATVFTVATIAFTFIYGVPWASQAIANALPDTLVEQVGNSTLETLDDLWFEPSNLPQERQQALQAHFAPLLTPVGGQDLEVLFRSSEAIGANAMALPNGTLIFTDGLVELAENDDELTAILAHEIGHVAHRHGMKGVVQSSLTTWLIVMMTGDLSAFSDTTVALPAILMSLAYSRDLEREADGYALETLKANQIPARHFANIMERLMATHGEPAPEEHDDNEGWRQISDLLSSHPGTAERIERFRQEP; encoded by the coding sequence ATGTCGACTTCGCCGCCATCTGAAGTCGTTGTTGAAGGCCACTACTTTTCCGGTCAGGACTCCCGCCGTCAGAATGCCACGCTGCGTTCCGACGGCCAGTCCATCACCATTGAATCCGCCGGGGTCGCCCTTGACCTCCGGCCGGATCAGGTGACCCTTTCACCGCGAATCGGCAACACGCCACGCTACCTTCATCTGCCGGACGACGGCGTTTTCGAAACCGGCGACAATGACGCCGTTGACCGCCTAAGCCAACAGACGGGGCAGCGCAGTTCCCGCTGGATTCACCGGCTCGAAAATCACCTTGGCCTGATTCTGGCGGCCACCGTCTTCACGGTGGCTACCATCGCATTCACCTTCATCTACGGGGTGCCCTGGGCATCCCAGGCGATCGCCAATGCCCTGCCGGATACTCTGGTTGAACAGGTGGGCAATTCCACGTTGGAAACCCTGGACGACCTCTGGTTCGAGCCCAGCAACCTGCCCCAGGAGCGGCAGCAGGCTCTGCAGGCCCATTTCGCACCGTTGCTGACACCCGTTGGTGGTCAGGACCTGGAAGTGCTGTTCCGGTCATCCGAGGCGATCGGTGCCAACGCCATGGCCCTGCCCAACGGCACGCTGATTTTTACCGATGGCCTGGTGGAACTGGCCGAAAACGACGATGAACTCACCGCCATACTGGCTCATGAAATCGGCCACGTGGCCCATCGCCACGGCATGAAAGGTGTGGTGCAGTCCTCTCTGACCACCTGGCTGATCGTAATGATGACCGGAGACCTGTCGGCCTTTTCCGACACCACCGTCGCGCTTCCTGCGATACTGATGAGCCTCGCCTATTCCCGGGATCTGGAGAGAGAAGCCGACGGCTATGCCCTGGAAACACTTAAGGCCAACCAGATTCCTGCCAGGCATTTCGCCAACATTATGGAACGCTTGATGGCCACCCATGGTGAACCCGCGCCGGAAGAACACGACGACAACGAAGGCTGGCGGCAGATCAGTGACTTGCTGTCGAGCCACCCCGGCACCGCCGAGCGGATAGAACGCTTCCGACAAGAACCCTAG
- a CDS encoding sigma-54 dependent transcriptional regulator produces MEEKRPLVWLSADYSGSATRDILLPGWQVISVAISAQRLPGGISGCSARVGVLALSDISRSQLTLAQGWLEALQVEHWVAILEPEQIEDPEVCRLINRYCGDYHTFPIQPDRLQAALGHLWGMSELQARAFHNKPASYQEFALEGESSAVTQTRELLGRFAHTEEPVLIYGESGTGKEAAATFIHNHSSRKRKPLVVVNCAALPLSLTQNELFGHEKGAFTHAMRSQKGRIETADGGTLLLVGVDELISEQQSAILRFLQEGQLERIGGSHPIKVDVRVIATSTTPLDQLVASGNFRSDVFYRLGSLHVLLPPLRDRKEDIPLLANRILAAAAPSIGPKRLADTTIIYLAKHPWPGNLRELQNRLRQAIVLGQGPLIEPVDMGFGLAPVNNHSREEELSLSAFRSQADRQAISVSLALANNNISAAARLLNISRVSFYRLMERHQVIHRMSVRPLKSD; encoded by the coding sequence ATGGAGGAAAAACGACCGCTCGTTTGGTTGTCGGCGGACTATTCCGGTTCAGCAACGCGAGATATTTTACTGCCCGGATGGCAGGTGATTTCTGTTGCTATTTCGGCTCAGCGTCTTCCGGGCGGCATCTCCGGCTGCAGTGCGCGAGTTGGTGTGCTTGCCCTCAGCGACATTTCCAGGTCCCAGCTAACGCTGGCGCAGGGCTGGCTGGAAGCACTTCAAGTTGAACACTGGGTAGCCATTCTTGAGCCCGAACAGATTGAAGACCCCGAGGTGTGCAGACTCATCAACCGCTATTGCGGGGATTATCATACCTTTCCGATTCAGCCCGACCGGCTGCAAGCAGCACTTGGCCATCTATGGGGCATGTCGGAACTCCAGGCTCGGGCTTTCCACAACAAACCAGCGAGCTATCAGGAATTTGCCCTGGAGGGCGAATCCTCTGCTGTCACGCAGACAAGAGAGCTGCTTGGCCGGTTTGCACACACCGAGGAACCCGTTCTGATCTACGGTGAAAGTGGCACCGGCAAGGAAGCGGCCGCAACATTCATTCACAACCACTCTTCTCGCAAGCGCAAACCGCTGGTTGTGGTCAACTGCGCAGCCCTACCCCTTTCCCTCACCCAGAATGAACTGTTCGGACATGAAAAGGGCGCGTTTACCCATGCCATGCGTTCACAAAAGGGAAGAATTGAAACCGCCGACGGTGGCACTCTTTTACTCGTCGGTGTTGATGAACTCATATCAGAACAACAATCGGCCATTCTACGTTTCCTTCAGGAAGGCCAGCTCGAGCGTATCGGTGGTAGTCATCCCATTAAGGTGGATGTACGGGTAATCGCAACCAGCACGACCCCTCTTGACCAATTAGTCGCGTCTGGCAATTTTCGCAGTGATGTTTTTTACCGCCTCGGAAGTTTGCATGTACTCCTGCCTCCTCTGCGTGACCGAAAGGAAGATATTCCTCTGCTGGCAAACCGGATCCTTGCGGCAGCTGCACCTTCCATCGGACCAAAACGGCTCGCGGACACAACCATAATCTACCTTGCCAAGCACCCGTGGCCGGGGAACCTCAGAGAGCTTCAAAACCGGCTGCGTCAGGCGATTGTGCTAGGGCAGGGTCCGCTCATTGAACCGGTTGACATGGGGTTTGGGCTGGCTCCCGTCAACAACCACAGCCGGGAAGAGGAGCTATCCCTGAGCGCCTTTCGCTCCCAGGCAGATCGCCAGGCGATCTCGGTAAGTCTGGCGCTGGCGAACAATAATATTTCTGCCGCAGCACGACTGCTTAACATCTCGAGGGTCTCGTTTTACCGACTGATGGAAAGGCATCAGGTCATCCACAGAATGTCGGTTCGGCCTTTGAAGAGTGATTAA